In the genome of Populus trichocarpa isolate Nisqually-1 chromosome 10, P.trichocarpa_v4.1, whole genome shotgun sequence, the window TTTACCTGGCCAAAAAAATGGTGCAAGGTGCGTCGTTAACTTGTCTAGCAGCTTCAGTAAACGGTGGAGTTTATGGATTGATCATACCGCAGTGGAGGAGGCATTCCAACCTACTGAGGAAAACTCATGCCGTTTCTGGGTTTGATAGCCAATGCCCTTTGCGTCACTGCCTTCAAGGTTTACACTTTATGGGTAACcctaacacattaaaacgaagAAATTTAAGGGTTGAAGCAGGATGGCTGTTCAACAAAGGGGGTGAGCAGGAGCTGGACGCAAGCTCTGAACGTAGTGAGAGTGCGAATGAAGATATactgattttctttttccagtTAGATTTGGGCACTCGAGTTCAGGTTTGCTGGCAGTctttttgtttagattttttatttttcataaaagagTGGAGCATTTTGTTCTATCCCCTGGTTTCTGGGTGTTTTTTAATGCTCACAAGCTTTTTTTGGATGGATGTTGTGAAATTTGCAGTATGCTTTGAATGTGGAGCAGTATGACATTGCACAACAACTTAGAAACAAGCTTACAGAGGTTACATTCCATCTCCAGGCctattataattgattttcaattgtGTTCTTAGTTAATTTTCGCAGAAAATCTTCTTGTTTTatacaacttttattttatcttatattattcaGTCATTGCTGGGACTTTTGGATTATATTTTCTTACACTGAAATTGTGCATGCTTTTTCCTAACACCAATAAATATCAGTGTCCATGGAGAATAAGCTAGCTGGTAAATAGAGTTATCAAATGAATTTGCAGCATGCTGAATGAGTTCGCTTCTTGAAAGGTTGAAGGTGAGGTCATTAGGCAGCAGGAAGCGAAGAGAGGATCATCTTCAAAGAGTGAAGCTCAAGATAAGGCTATAAGTATCATACGACTGCGGTGAGTCCAACAATTTTTCCATGTTATTCTGCTTGGgctcaaatccaaaaaattatattagataATATTAGAAAAGGTGTAATATATCTAATGATTAACATTTTCCTTcaggcttttcttttctttcccttttttttttttggatttcttatgTTGCATTTTACTGGCTCAACTAGAATGTGCTGTAAACTGTTTCTGCTTCTTTACTTGCAGTGCAGACCTCCAGAATGCAATTGAGAACGAGAATTATGCAGTGGCAGCTGAATTACGAGATCAAATTTCAGAACTGGAAGCAGAATCTTTGGCTGCATCTGCAAAAGCTCTGGTATATGAAAATGCACAGTATGCATTTCGTTTAGGGCAGAAAGTGAAGCACAAAACTTTTGGTATGTAAGCACGGCTTCTGCATGCCCATTTCAatctttcatttgttttcagTTCCTGTATGAGGTGCCGTTGAATTAAATATGTAGAAAAAGAATCCATTGATATGTATTCATGCCATGAGAGCATATCTGAAGAACCGAATGTTATGATTCTGGACTCTGTAAAAAGCCCATGAATTCTACAGCCTTATAGAGTCTCTCAACAAATGTAGATAAGAAGAATTAAAGTGCAAGTACTAAAAATTAGGAGTTGTTTATCCTGTTGCAATGTGTTAACAATTCATACTTCACTGATGTTTATGTTTCCATGACTCGTGAGAGTCTGGATCTTGGCCCTGTAACAAACTTCCAAAGCTGCTTGCTGGCTTTTCTTTCTCTAATATTTAGTAGTTCCTAATTTCCATATTGGTCAAATAACTATAATTTCCATAGATGTGTTCTCCTTTGCTATGTGCCAGCAGAATTTCCTCATGGAAGAATCCTAACTCTACTGGTTGCTTTTACATTTTGCACTTATTTGCCTATCTAAATTATCTTATTGCTACTGAAAGGTATATTATGAACTTAGGCTATCAAGCTGTGGTTTGTGGAATGGATCCAATATGCTGTGAGTCAAGTTCATGGATGGAAACAGCACAGGTTGAAAAGTTAGCTCGTGGTTCTAGTCAGCCATTTTATCAGGTTTAATTAAGCTTAACTTTGTACCCCTCgcccttcttttttaaaatgtggaAGAGGATAATCCAACACTTCGTTTTTGGAGTGAAGTTTCAAGGAGCATGGTTTCCCCCCAGCCTCCTTCATACCATGGAATCTCTTCTCTTTTGAGCTAAAAGAGTTGAGGTTAGAGCCTAGAGGCTTGGTTGGCCTATGTAATGGAGTTTCCATGGACCAAATTCATTTCAAATGCTTCGGTGCTGCTATCTTTGGAGATCATAACATGATAAGTAGACacatttagttgattttattgaataagaattttttattttttttaactttggttgaaaaataattgtgcAGTATAGATCTTGAACAATAGGTTTCTTGGGGTCGCAGCCATACTCTGTTATAATACAATGATTTGTCTTCTTGTCCAATTTGAGATGAATGTCATAAGAAAAGGAGTTGGTGTTGATTAGTGTTCATCTTATCGGTGCATCTATTTTGGTACACTAGCCGCCATGTTATAATGCAGAGCATTCACGATCAAGTTCTTACATGCTTTTCAGGTTTTGGTTGATGTACATGAGGATCCCAATCTACTGGTGGCATATGGTAATCTGCATTTTGTTTGCTTTCCTTTTTGTGCATTATCACAGATTGTTTGCTTGATGTTATGTGGTCATTCTTAATACTCATGTCGATGCCTTCATGAACATGAGATTGGTGTTCCTTTCTGCAGTTCCCGAGGAAAATTTGGTTGCTCCTGAGAAACCAGATATGGtaagttgagttttttttttttctgaaaaaatgaAGCATGCCCCTAGCTTTTTTTGGCTCGACTGTATTTAGGCATATGATCAATGTGCAGGGAAGGTTTGATCATCCCTATACATCATTTCTATTCTATGGGATGGATGCAGCAGGGGATTTTATCCCAATCAAACAGCTGCGTGAAAAGTACAATAGGCCTCGGCATGAAGTGCCAATGGATCCACCAGATGACGATAGCGGTGGTGGTGCTGATGCTTAAGCAAGAGAGGGCTGCCTTCTGGTCCGCGTGAGATCTTAAAGATTTGGAGCTGAAAAGCTTGTAGAATTATCCCAGCTCTGTATGATTTGAAGGCGCTTTCTTCCTCTTGTTTTTCTGgaaatttcagttgtgatttgaTTTAGATCATATGTGTTAGCAACGTGGCATAAAAACTATGTACATGGCTATTATTCATGTAAATCACAATATAATTACTTTCCAACTATCTTTGGAAATCATTGCACGATTCCTGTTCGTTGAGGTTCCAATTCTCTGTAGACATTGAAACATCAATCAATGTTGTATTTATGTTTCGCTTTGTTCAGAaccaaaataattcaattataacGTAGTCCTTGTAGtttaaataaactaattaactaATCTCACAGTTTCAGaaactatgtttttaattaatatttttttttatatatatatttttaaattattttaatatgctaatataaaaaataattgttaaaaaataaaaaatatattattttaatatatttctaaataaaaaaacactttaaaaaacaattattattacatttCTAAACATCCTTTTAATCCCTCCATAACGTTTGATAAcacattcaattatttttcttttttggaaaatcgaagaaaagaagaaaaaaccaagttGGGAAATTTTGATTGGAAAACAAGgcattttttcaataaaaaaacaaatgctatGCTGGCAAgggattatttaattatttagagTAATTAGTTAGTTTTAATAAGCTTCAGGGACCAAGCTAGATTAACtcccaaaatatttattatgatcAAGTTTTCGTCTGCCTGAACTCTTTGGCTTTTGCTGCTGCTTAACTCCTGAACAAAAATAGTTTCATTCATGAAATCTCAGACGCTTCCCTCCGAGGTGGAACAGGCATTTCCTGTTTCCGGAACTTGCATAAGCTGGGGAGGTTGGATTTGGATATCCCTGAATGGCCCGAATCGAAGTTATTAGTGCAATATCGTGGTTTCTCATTTTACTTTTCGCTCAACCAATcttttttctgctctctttttccAATGATTTAATGGACGTTTTTTGCTTGTTAACAAAGAAGCAGAGAAGCAGAATGACACGCTACAGGCCCTTGTTCAGGTCCTGCAAAACTTTAAGACAATTAATCCAGTTCCATGCCCACCTTTTAGTCACTAATCTCTTCAACGCCACACAAGCCTCCACCAAACTAATTGAGTGCTATGCTCAAATGGGTTCCATTGAATCCTCAACACTTGTCTTTGAAACCTACCAAAACCCTGATTCTTTAATGCGGGTGTCCTTAGAAAATGCCATGTTTGGTCTCAAGCTCTTTAGAAGCCATTTCACTCTATTACAAGATGCTATACAATGAAGCCCAAATTACTAACTTCGTATTTCCATCAGTTTTGAGAGCTTGAGCTGGTTTTGGGGATATGGCTATTGGTGCAAAAGTTCATGGGAGGATAATTAAATATGGGCTTGATAATGATCCTATCATTGAGACTTCACTTCTTGGTTTATATGGAGAATTAGGTTGCATAACTAATGCAAGGAAGGTGTTTGATAATATTCCGGTAAGAGACTCGGTTTCATGGAATTGGATTATTTCTAGCTATGTTGATAAGGCAGGAGAACTGACACTTGAAAGGCGTTGTGCATCTCCCTGGTTGAAACGTATAGTTCATGTGATGATTTGGTAAGTGCTGAGAGGATTTTTGTAAATATGGCCATCAGAACTTTTATCTCATGGGCATCCATGATTTACTGTTATAATCGAAGCGGTTGGTTTAAGGAAGCATTTGAGATTTTTGTGAAGATGCTAGAGTTGAAAGTGGAGCCGAATGGGGTTGCCATAATGGGTGTTCCAATTCTTGTGCTGGATTGAGTTGGCTTAGGGTAGGGAAAGCCGTTCATAAGTATGCACTAAAGAGAGAAATGTCATTCCAAGAAAATTGTCTAGTGCCAGTGTTGATTGAATTACATGCTGGATGTGGTAAACTAGGGTATTGCAAAAAAGTTCCTCACATAATTAGAGAGAGAAATGCATGCCATGTAACTCTCTCTTGCTTGGCAAGAGTTGTTTGAGGAGGCATTGGTATTATTTGTGCAGATGCAGAGGCAAGGACTAATACTGGACACTTTTAGCCTGTCAAGTGCAGTGTCAGCTTGTGGAAATGTGGGTTTATTACAGCTTGGGCATCAGATACATGGTTATGCCATCAAACAGTGCTTTTTGGGCGAGTTTGTCAAGAATGCTCTAATATGCATGTACTCGAGATGTGGTTCTTCGGATTTAGCATGCCTGATATTTACTGATATCAAATAAAAGAGTAGTGCAATCCAAGCTACTCTATGATTGTCAGGAATGCTCTAATATGCATGTACTCGAGATGTGGTTCTTCGGATTTAGCATGCCTGATATTTACTGATATCAAATATAAGAGTAGTGCAATCCAAGCTACTCCATGATTGTCAGGAATGCTCTAATATGCATGTACTCGAGATGTGGTTCTTCGGATTTAGCATGCCTGATATTTACTGATATCAAATAAGAGAGTAGTGCAATTCAAGCTACTCTATGATTGTCAAGAATGCTCTAATATGCATGGGACTCTATGATTTCCGGTTCGCTCAGAGCGGGAATTCACTAGAGGCAATTCATCTGGTTGATCAAAAGTACTTAGATTGTCTTGAGATGACTGATATGGTCTTCTTTAAGTGCAATTCAAGCTTTGCGAGGACACGGTGCATCTCGAAAAGGGAAAATGGCTTCACCACAAACTCATTATGTATGGTGTAGAAAAGGATCTTTATATTGAAACTGCTCTAACTGATACGTACGCAAAGAGTGGAGATCTTCAAACTGCCTAAGGAGTTTTTCGTAGCATGTCAGAAAAGAGCGTTGTGTCATGGAGCACCATGATTTCTGGACATGAAATGCATGGTTGTACTGATGCTGCAATCACCATCTTCAATCAAATGGTAGAATTGGGAATAAAACCAAATCATATTACCTTCATGAATATCCTATCAGCATGTTGTCATTCAGGATCTGTGGAGCAAGGAAAGTTCTATTGTGACTTAATGAAGGATTTTGGCATTGAACCCGACTCGGAACACTTTGCCTGTACAGTTGACCTTTTGAGTCACCCTGGTGATATCAGTGGAGCCTAGAGAATAATCAGCTCAATGCCATTCCCTGCAGATTCTAGTGTTTGGGTAATTTGCTTAATGGGTGTCGAATTCACCAGAGGATGGACCCGATCCCAAGAATTGAAAAGGATCTCTTGAAGATGAGAGCACGAAACACCGGGGTGGGCATTACACCTTGTTATCTAATATCCACGCAGAAATTGGAAACTGGGCTGCCGTGAGAAAACCAGAGGAATTATGGAGCGTTTAGACCTGAAGAAGGTTCCTGGATACAATGCAATTTAACTTAACTGGAGAATCCAGATATCGACATCAttggaaatatatataatttttagattcaCCCTGGAGCACAAGTCAGGATATGACAGAGAAATTAACTTATGAATGATATATCAGTGTATTCTCCAGaggaaattttatttcaaatggtgaaatttaACAACAAATGTCCTGAAATACGATGCATTTACACATTGGAATTACTGTTACTTTAGTTTCCAGAAGTTTCTATCTAGATCACAGAGTGACAACCTGAAGTAGGTGGTATTGATCATCGATGccattgaggaaaaaaaaaagtcccagAGAGTAATCAGAAACAATCCATAAGAACTAACCATGGAATCTTTTGTTCCCCACGAGCAGGTTTAACTAGAAAGTGGTCTCAAGTCACCATGTAATCTGGTAGACGGTCTTTCATCCAAATGCAGAAGATGGCAATCATGATAATATAATCTCCATTCTCCACGAGTATCTTAATACATCGTAAGGAATGGTTTGAATTTGATCTCCCTATACCTgcagtaaattttattttccttgagaTGAAAGTCACCCCGAAAGAGTATCTTCTATGATGACAACACTAGTGAGATTATGAAAATGTAAAAATGTACTCTTGAAAAATCTCTGCACGTGCGTTTTGCAATTTACTTCTCTCTATAAGACTTCTGAATtgcaaaagataaataaaatgaaaacagaATCAATTTTATAAGCGTTTAGTTCAGACTCTTAGTCACCACCTTTATTTGTTTCTCACTTGCAGAATTTTATTGCCTTTCTGGCAATGCGTTGAAATATAATCGAAACAAATTGTGAAATTGTGcaagaaataaattaagttaaaaaatatgatcACAGTAATAAATTGCTCTTGCAGGAATTAAATGGGCTTAGTAAATCACACTCAATAACTAATCACCTCACTTCCATGGTGACCTCccacaagaaataaataaattgtactAGTCAAATGTGGGTCATGCTGTAAAAGATGATCTTAATATTGTGGATCAAGGTAAGAAATAACGACAGCAACCAATGATTGACCAAGAAAACCAGCTATATAGTAAAACTgtgtttataaaattttgattacgTTCATCAAAAGAAAATCTGTGTAATTTAAATTGCGAAGCTCTTACCAAATATGTTAGGCACATCCAAGGAGACTTGGCCCCTCGGTTTGGTTGTTGTCTATTTGTTTCCTCTCGTGTATCTTACAGAAAAGATAACCGAACAAGATTCTCGATGGCCTTGTTTGAAGAACTGGAAGAAGTAAAACATCACATCAATAAAACGACTAGACCACAGAAAGCTTTTCTGTGACATCCATCATGCAGTTCCAGCTCATTGCTCAAGATACAAGAAACCATCAACATAGATCTCATCGTCAAGCACTTCCCCGATGACCAACTTCAATCATCTTTAAGATGACAAAGCTCTATTTTTTCCTGTGCAATTCCAAGTACATCATGGCATCGATGCATGAACTATGCAAGAGAAGCAGCTCTAGAAAAGGAGAAGTCATGATCAACATCCATCTCCATCAGGCTACAACCTGGAGTTTTCATCAACCCTCTCTGTTT includes:
- the LOC7492899 gene encoding clp protease adapter protein ClpF, chloroplastic isoform X2 produces the protein MVQGASLTCLAASVNGGVYGLIIPQWRRHSNLLRKTHAVSGFDSQCPLRHCLQGLHFMGNPNTLKRRNLRVEAGWLFNKGGEQELDASSERSESANEDILIFFFQLDLGTRVQYALNVEQYDIAQQLRNKLTEVEGEVIRQQEAKRGSSSKSEAQDKAISIIRLRADLQNAIENENYAVAAELRDQISELEAESLAASAKALVYENAQYAFRLGQKVKHKTFGYQAVVCGMDPICCESSSWMETAQVEKLARGSSQPFYQVLVDVHEDPNLLVAYVPEENLVAPEKPDMGRFDHPYTSFLFYGMDAAGDFIPIKQLREKYNRPRHEVPMDPPDDDSGGGADA
- the LOC7492899 gene encoding clp protease adapter protein ClpF, chloroplastic isoform X3, which produces MVQGASLTCLAASVNGGVYGLIIPQWRRHSNLLRKTHAVSGFDSQCPLRHCLQGLHFMGNPNTLKRRNLRVEAGWLFNKGGEQELDASSERSESANEDILIFFFQLDLGTRVQYALNVEQYDIAQQLRNKLTEVEGEVIRQQEAKRGSSSKSEAQDKAISIIRLRADLQNAIENENYAVAAELRDQISELEAESLAASAKALVYENAQYAFRLGQKVKHKTFGYQAVVCGMDPICCESSSWMETAQVEKLARGSSQPFYQFQGAWFPPSLLHTMESLLF
- the LOC7492899 gene encoding clp protease adapter protein ClpF, chloroplastic isoform X1, which produces MVQGASLTCLAASVNGGVYGLIIPQWRRHSNLLRKTHAVSGFDSQCPLRHCLQGLHFMGNPNTLKRRNLRVEAGWLFNKGGEQELDASSERSESANEDILIFFFQLDLGTRVQYALNVEQYDIAQQLRNKLTEVEGEVIRQQEAKRGSSSKSEAQDKAISIIRLRADLQNAIENENYAVAAELRDQISELEAESLAASAKALVYENAQYAFRLGQKVKHKTFGYQAVVCGMDPICCESSSWMETAQVEKLARGSSQPFYQVLVDVHEDPNLLVAYDWCSFLQFPRKIWLLLRNQIWEGLIIPIHHFYSMGWMQQGILSQSNSCVKSTIGLGMKCQWIHQMTIAVVVLMLKQERAAFWSA